Genomic window (Theropithecus gelada isolate Dixy unplaced genomic scaffold, Tgel_1.0 HiC_scaffold_276, whole genome shotgun sequence):
CATTTCCCAAatctggtgtctttttttttttcttgttgtactGTTTCTCTGTAGTGGAGCAAGTCCTCACACTACATCTTCATCTATGATAGATCTGTACTTCCACCTTGTTCTTTTCTGTAGGAATTGGAATTTTATGGCTATTGCCGAATTCTTCTCCATCATACACTGAGTGTCCTAAATCTTTTAATCTTGTCTAGTTTGATAGATGCAAAACAATAAAGCATCCAttgaaaggaaattatttaagATCTTGCTTGTCTGAAACATGTTCATTCTATCCTCCCTGATTCTTAAGTGAAactttggttggatatgaaattttaGGTGGGAAATCCATTTCCCTTGAAATTTCGAggacattttctgttattttctagaTTTAACTGCTGCTTTTGAGACGTCTGATTTTTGAGACTTGTTGAATCCTAGCCCTTTCCATGTGACCTTtcctttcttgctctttctccctctctctggaaTCTTTTAGAATCTTCTCTTTGTCATCAGCACTCTGAAATTTTATGGTGATATGTCTCAGTGACAATATGTctctaattttcttgtattttatccttctttccatcatttttgatttttgctttcttttctgagaGATCTTCTCAACTTCATTCTCAAATTTCCGtggtaatttttgtttcttctctcataATTGTAAGTTCAAAAGCCCTATTTTCTctgagtatttatttttttaagtattctaTAATTAATTTATGGGTAAAATTCCTTCTATCTCTCTGGGGATATTAATTACAGATATTTTTAGAAAGTCTCATTTGTGGCATaaactattttctcccagttgGTTTTTCCTGTGTTATTGTTCTGTCTCTAGTGTTAGAGCTTTACCTCTGATGTTTGGTGATCTCTGATTGTtgcttatgttttaaataaaatcagaccCAGGAAGAAGCTGATGCCAGCTCCAAGCCCATGGGTAGGGCTAGCTGATTGAGTTCCACAGCATTCATATGTTTGGGCTTTCAAATTGGGCAATAAGAgggtgggtatggtggctcatgcctgtaatcccagcactttgggaggccgaggggggcagatcacttgaagttaggagttcaaaaccagcctgtccaacatggtgaaaccctgtctctactaaaaaaaaaaaaaaaaaacaaaaaaaaatccaggcatggtggtgggtgcctgtaatcccagctatttgggaggctgaggcagaagaatcacctgaacccaggtgacagaggttgcagggagccgagatggggccactgcactccagcctgggcaacagagtgagactccctcacaaaaaaggaaaaaaaaaaaaggggggggcaaCACCAGCTGTGAGTTTCGTGGGACTCTTTCTAAGCAGGTTTCCCAGGGAAGAATCTTTACATGATCTTAAATGCCTACTCTTTCACTGATAAAATTTCTATAGAAATTTGTCTAGTCCTAGGCTtcccattctgttccattgctcaaTATTGTATCTGCCTGAACACCTCCCCTCCCGGCTAAGCTATCCTATAGCCACCATAGGCTTTTTTCCTCCTGGGAGCCATGCAACTACCCCATGCCCCTCTGTTCCCTGTAATCCTCTTCCTCCCTGCTATCCCTACTAAtcctctcctgcctttgccttGCAAATCCCACCCATCATCCTTGATGACCCAGCTTATGTCATCTCCTCCAGCAAGACTTTTTGATCATCTCCTTCTCAATACATGTTAAGATGCTTGCTGGAACTAGATACTAATGTAAGCATTTCACTTATAGTAACTCAGTTCTTGTAAGGACCTAGGGGTCGGCATGTTATTATACCAGTTTATGAAAAAGGGAACTGATGCCCAGGTAAATTAAGCTGCCTGGGAATACAGCCCAGGCATTCTGGATCCAGACCCACCTCGCTTGTGACACCCTTCACCTCCTAACTGGTCGCTCATTAGCATCATTCATTTTTTGGTGTTCTGTTTGTCTCTCCTACTGAAGTTGAACCTCagtgagggcaggaagcatgccATTTTTATTCCAATTCGATCTCTCTAGGGAACTGTAGACTCATTTATTCATTAGCAAAATGGAGATCATAATATTCGACTGACAAGGTTGTTGCAAGGACTTGCAATGGAAAGCTCATGGAAAGCACTGTAGGCCCCTGGGCAGACAGAACTCCTGAGGGCTCACCTTGCAGGCCTCTGCTGACCCTCATTCTGTTTGCCGGGGTTCCCATGAGCCCTCCCTCAACCCCTCACCTCATCTCCCTTCCCCGAAGGCTTCCTGAGCAGCCCGTGCTCACTCTCCTCACACTCTGCTTCTCTTTTTGCCTCAGGTGGGCGTCCTACAGAGCCAGGCTGCTCTGTTGTGGACCCTGAAGACTCCGTGGAAGTCCAGTCCACGGAGAGCCACGCAGAGCCAGTCCAACCCACAAAACCCATTGCTTACGTGAAACCCTTGAGATGGGAGCCCCCAGCTCGCACAGAGTCAGCTCCTCCTGCAGAGAGAGGCCGGCGGAGGGGAGGAAGCCGGCTGGCAGGGCGAGGCCGTGGCAGAGGGCGTGGGGCCCGCAGGAATGCTGGCCAGGGACAGGGGGCAGAAGGCTTGCTGGGACCAGACATGGACATCCAACTGCACCACCATGGAGAGCCAGGCCATCAGGGGGAACCGGAAATCAGGCAGACCTCAGCCTTCTCTTTTCCTGAAACAGCTCCTGTCCCTGGAACTGTGCAGGAAGGCCCTGACCCTGATGTGGCCCATCCTGAGGTGGGGCATCAGGAGCCACCCCCTGCCTCTGGCCCTGAAGCTAATGCCCCGGAGCCCATGTTGATGATCTATCCCTGCATCGGGTTTAGGGCTCTGGGTGGCTCAGCTGTTTTACAGGTCATTCAAACCGCCAATGGGACCTATGTTCAAGGGATCCCAGTGTTCGTTGCCAACATTGCATACTGACGTCTATCTGTCACCCACATTGTTCTCAGCCTCCCTTTCTTCCACCTGGTCTTTCCCGCCAGCCCCAAATCCAGCCCCATTTCTGCTCCactcctcccctcccatcccaaCCGAAGCCCTCACCTTGTGTTGTCAGGATGGAGCCTCCACGCCCTCCTCCAGGGTCCTGACAATAGTCCATCTGCTTCCAATGCCCCTCTTGTCCCTGTTTTGTACCTTCTGTCAAAGTTAAACATGCATGGAGTTCCTCAATGCTTGGTAAAACAGGCCAGCAGCTCCCCTAATCTTACTGTGCTTATATTAAATGCCAATTAGAGATACTTGGGATGAAAAACAAGGTTGTTGGAATCCAAAGTTATGTTGATGGTTTGAATCACAAAATAGACAGGACTGAGGAACAAATCTGTAAAAGCTGGATGTTTAGGCAAGAGAGAGATGGACAGTGAGACAGAACAGTCGTCCTGAGGACCAGAGGTCATCTAACATGGAGCTCTCCCGGGAGAGCCAGAACATTTGTATGGCAGCAAAATACAAGGAAATCATGGCTAATGATTTCCCCCACTGGAAGAAATATATGAATCCTGAGCAGGATACAAGAAGAACACCCATTGAGAGTATGAGGTATGGTGAAGATAACAGTGCAAAAGCTGCCTGAGAGCTGAGACCTACAAGGAAAGCAGAATTTAGGGTGACGATAGACTTTGCCTGGCAGCATGGATGACTATGGAAAGCAATGGTGCAATATCCTCACAGCTTCGAGAGGAAAATCTCTCTGAATCTAGTGTTCTATGAGCAATCAAAGAAATTGTTAGGGAGAGAAGGCGCCAGGCGGTGTCAGCTCAAGGGCCAGGCCACTTGAAGGGAGAAATGGCATACAGAATAAGGCAGAATCCTACTCAGACTGGACCTGAAGTCTGAGCCTCCCCTGAACTGAGAGTACACAACTTATAATGGACAAGCTGCTAGACCCCCTTTCTGTAATAGGTGATTTGAATGGACCTGTTATGTACAGTGAAAGTACACGTCATGTGTTTTAGCCAGGAAAAAGCCAAACCAGACATCCTGGAAGAAGTGGGATGCAACAAGAGTCAGTAAGCAAGTAAATTAGGAAACTGTATTATTAAGTCTAGATAACTATGATTCTGGAAGAAACATGGATGACCTGGAAGTAAAATTCCAGAAGACTTTGACATAGACATGTGGGGCATGAGAAAATTCAGAAGGAGCTAGAAGTTACTGAAGTTCTCATCTAGAGCCTGGAAATGATATAGTGGCTGAATATAAGAGCAATGAAACTCTAGACTCTGACACATTTTTAAGTCTCAATGTAGGTATCCATTGGGAACCACTAAATGAATTGGAATAGAATGTAAAATTTCAAACAGATTGAGGAAAAAGGGGATCAAAGAACATTTGATGAATCAAAcaaaaggtgtgtgtgtgggggggttgGGTTTAACAGAAACAAGGAGAGTGCATGACTCACTGAAAATGCTAAATAAGGAATCAGTAAATCGATGGCAGTGCTCCTGGCTTCTTCCTGGCTTTAatgggaatattttaaatgtttcaccaTTAACCAAGATGTTTGCTGCAAGTTTCTCATAGATATTTAAGTTGAGGTATTTCCCATCTTTTCAAGTTTGATAAAAGGCGTATTGTGAAttggattttgtattttattaagtaGGGTTTTATTAGCTGCTTTtcactca
Coding sequences:
- the LOC112617606 gene encoding proline-rich protein 20A-like; the encoded protein is MEEPRRSKRLRYMAPNQASGGRPTEPGCSVVDPEDSVEVQSTESHAEPVQPTKPIAYVKPLRWEPPARTESAPPAERGRRRGGSRLAGRGRGRGRGARRNAGQGQGAEGLLGPDMDIQLHHHGEPGHQGEPEIRQTSAFSFPETAPVPGTVQEGPDPDVAHPEVGHQEPPPASGPEANAPEPMLMIYPCIGFRALGGSAVLQVIQTANGTYVQGIPVFVANIAY